TCTTACCCACAACACTGGTCCCTTCCTGCCACTATATCACACTGAATGTGGGCTGGTCTACCTGCTACAAATGGTCAGGCTGGAAGGATACAGGACACCCCCCTGAAGCCTGGCACTCATCAATGGCTAGGCtgcccacaatttttttttttttctttttttttgagatggagtttggctccgtcgcccaggctggagtgcagtggtgtgatcttggctcactgcaagctctgcctcccaggttcatgccattctcctgcctcagcctcccaagtagctgggacaacaggcgcccgccaccttgcccggcttttttgtatttttatagagacagggtttgaccgtgttagccaggatggtctcgatctcttgaccttgtgatccgcctgccttggcctcccaaagtagtaggattacaggcgtgagccactgcacccagcctaggctGCCCACAATTTGTCCAGCATGGAGGGAGCAGCAGGCCTTagccatgactttttttttttttttttgagaaggagtttcgctcttgttgcccaggctggagtacaatggggtgctctcggctcactgcagcctacgcctcctgggttcaagtgattcttctgcgtcaggctcccgagtagctgtgattccaggcgcccaccaccacggccagctactttttgtatttttagtagagacggggcttcgccatgttggccaggctggtctcgaactcctgacctcaggtgatccgcccgcctctgcttcccacagtggtgggattacaggcatgagccaccgcgcccggccggctgaGCCGTACCTTTAGTGGTTTCCACTTCTTCCAGTAACACCTGGGAGATATAGTGGATGGTCCTCAGGTATTCTGTGTATGCCTCCTGTGTCCAGGAAAGAGAACAGTGGGGTCAGGCCTGTGGAGGGAAGTGACTCCATCATTCCTTCCGGGTCCCCTTGTGGGATAAGCAAGGAACACCCACCACCTGCTTATCTCTGAGATACACCAGAGACGTTGAGCCTGCAGTGGTTGGCTGCAGCCAGAACACGGTTTTCTGCCTGGGACACAGGCAGCATCACTGCTCTGCAGACTTGGAAAACACATCAGAACCTGAGAGAGCGAGCCAGGGACGAGCTGGACCTCACTTTCTCCTCTCACTGCCTTTCTCTCCAGCACAGGAACTGATGTTCTCATTCAGTGGGCCTGGGGAAGTGACCTCAGCAGTTTGCTGTCATTTTTCACTCTATGCGGCGTTTCCTTCTTGTGCAACTCAAGGGTGATTcactcagtggcttaaaaaaatACTTCCTGAGAGGATAAAGGGAGTGATACTGGAAGTTTTCAAATCACTTCCTGGCTTAAGTTCTGAGAAATCCCTTTCCCAGAACCCCTGAGTTACGTATTCCCAGTGCACACAGGAGCCTAGAACATGTGACTGTTACCTTTCAAGGCCGTGTGACCCCTGTGACAAGGTGCAGGTCATTGGAACCACAGGATGGtggtttgttttgttgagacagagtctcactctgtcgcccagattggaggacagtggcaggatctcgagtcactgcaacctccgcctcctggattcaagtgattctcctacctcagtgtcctaagtagctaagattacaggtgtgcactgccacgcctggctaatttttgtatttttagtagagacagggtttcactgcgttggccaggctggtctcgaacgcctgacctcaggtgatccgccgcctaagcctcctaaagtgttaggattacaggtgtgagccaccgcgcccagcaatatggtgtgtttgttttgttttatccccAGCTGTTAATTTACCTATCTTTAAGTCTACGCCTCAGACAAAAAGACAAAGTACAATCCAGGCAGGATTTCTGACTTGTGGGGGCACCTGCTGCCCTAAAAACCAACTTGGGGAAAGCGGCAGATTCAGGAACGAGGCCTCTCCTAGGCACAGGCAGGCTCCTTCCCTCCGTGGGCAGCCGGGCGTGGCTGAGCCGGCTTCTCTACCTGGTCACCAACCTTAGATTCGGCCCCATCTCAGAAACGGGCCACACCCCTCCGGCCTGCTTTTCCTTCCTAAGGCGACTACAAAGTCTCACAAACGAGCGGGCATGTGGCCTTCTCTGGATTCCGTCCCCCGTGGCAACCGGATTAAATCTACCATCTCTCCCCAGAAAAGTGCACGAACGCATGGACCTGCTCGTCACACGGGTTTTGCAAGGTGGCGTGGGGACTCTCCCGCTGCATCTCCTCAACAGCTGGAGCCCAGGCTCTCATGCGCCGGCTCAGCGAGCGGGCTGGAAAGCCGAGGCCGGCAGGATCTGAGCTGTCCAAGGTCACTGCACGCCCGGCTGCGCCCCGCCCCCGTCCTCGCCCGGGAACCGCGGGGGGTCCCCGTTGGCGCCTGCCCCCGCGTCCCCAGCCCGAGCCGGCCCAGTCCTCGCCCTCCCGGGGCGGGGGTCCCTCCAGGGGCCACCCTCGGCGGCcaagccccgcccccgccccgcctcaCCCGGGGCCGGTTGCCGGTGTCCAGCTCGATGGCCCCGTTGGCCAACTTCATGGCGCTCTGCAGCGGCTTCACCGTGCCGTCCCCGGCCGCAGCGGCCATGGCGCCGGGCGggggaggcggcggcggcagccGAGGGGCGGGACTGGCGGCCGGGAGCCTGGAACGCAGCCGGCGCGGGTGCGGGAGCCGCCCGAGCAGCGGACCGCCGGAAGGGACGCGGCCGCACTTCCGGCGACGGGCCCCCTCCGCGCGTACTTCGGGCCCCACGGGTGTTAGTGGCGGGGGTGGCAGAGCTAGGGCGGGTTGTCGCGACGGCGCCGGGCCCCTTCGCCGTCTCGAGATGGGGCTGGCGAGAAAGGCCCCTCACGGAGTTGCCATGGGCGTCTAACCGCGGCAGCCAGGCCCCTGCCTACGTGAGACCCCGGCCCCCGTCCCCTCTGCAGCCCGCCCGCCACCTGCGCGCCGCGTGGCCTCCGCCGGCGCCTGCCCGCCCCGCGCCTCCGTCTCTCACGGTAAGAGGCGGGGAGGGCCGCGTCGCCTCTCCCTGGAGGGCTCGTCGTGAGGTCGCGGCGAGCCCCTCCGCCCAGCGCCCTGCCCCAGTCCAGCGCTCCATTGGAGGCAGCGGCGGGCACGGCCGCCCTCGGGCCGGAGAGGGGAGCGGGTACGAGCGGGGGCGCTGGCACCGCGCGTGGAACCTCGGCCGCGGGGTCCCGCCCCTGGCCCCTGGCCCGCCCCGCCCGCCTCGCTCGCCTCGCTTTACTTCTCGCTCCGCCCCTCGCCCGCCCCGCCTCGCTTCCAGCGCGCCGAGCGGAGCCGAACGCCGGGTCCTCCAGGAACCTCGAGCCGGGCCGAGCGGGGCCGGGCAGCACCCGCGGGGTTCTACTGGCGTCCTCCGCTGCCATGAAGCGGGACCGGCTGGGCCGCTTCCTGTCCCCTGGGGCGGCCCGGCAGCGCGGAGCctcgggcggcggcggcggccgtgCTCGGGGCCGCCCTTCCCTCAGCGGCGGGTCGAGGGTGGACGGGGCGACGGCGCGGCGCGCCTGGGGCCCGGTTGGGCACTGCGGGGACGCGGGCGAGGACGGCGTGGACGAGGCAGGTGGGTCCCCGGCCCGGGCGTGGCGGGCGGGGGTCGCGGCGGGGGCTGCGCGTGGGCGGAGCTGCACTGACGCCCGGAAGCGGCGCGGCCTCCCCTCCGCCCGGCCGAGCGCGCGGCGGACTCGGGGCTGCGTCTGGATGGGCGCTGGGCGGCCGGCTCGGTTTTCCCCGCGCTCCGTGGCGCTGGCGTCGCCGGCCCGGCCTCCCCGGCCGCGGGCTCGGTCAGAAGGGACCCGGCGTGAGGAGCGCTGTCACCGCGGGCAGGTCGCCCTTGGGCGCCCGCGCGTGGGAATCGCCCTCTCCGGCTTCGTGTTCTCCGGGAGCAGGAAAGGAGGCGGCACCTGCACTTGGCAGACAGGAAACCGCGGCGTTTCCTGGAGGGCGCGGCGCCGTCCCGGGTCTCGCGGTCGCTGGGAGGAGGGTGCAGTTCCAGGTTTCGCTCGTGAAGCTGTTTCGCTGGGAGGCTCTCAGAGGCCTTTGAAATTGGAAAGATTTCTTGGACCAGCGGCCGCATCCCCCACGGGGCGGCTTGTCCCGCCTGGAGCCGCGCGCCCGAGCCGCCTGCTGTGTCCGGGGGCCGCGCCGAGGGCGATGCAGGCGCTGCCCTCGAACCTGGAGTCCGGGACGCCCCGTGCTCGGGAGCCTCCGCCTTTGCCGGCTGCTAACACTTTCTGCCGCTCTGTGCAGGAGCAGGCCGGGCTCTCGCCATGGGTCACTGTCGCCTCTGCCACGGGAAGTTTTCCTCGAGAAGCCTGCGCGGCATCTCTGAGAGGGCGCCTGGAGCGAGCATGGAGAGGCCGTCGGCAGAGGAGCGCGTGCTCGTCAGGGACTTCCAGCGCCTGCTGGGGGTGGCTGTCCGCCAGGACCCCGCCTTATCTCAGTTTGTCTGCAAGAGCTGCCACGCCCAGTTCTACCAGTGCCACAGCCTCCTCAGGTCCTTCCTGCAGAGGGTCAACGTCTCCCCGACGGGTCGCCGGAAGCCTTGTGCAAAGTACGCCCTAGTCTACTGAGGGCACGTTCAGGCTGTCAGCACTGCAGTGTGACGGGTGCTGAGAGAGGGACAGGGCATGCCTTGGCGGGAGCCTCTGGGTGGCGGGAGTGGGCCATGCCCAGGCTCAGTGTGAATAGCCCTGGGACTGGTGTGGAGAGATGAACTGGGAGGAGCTGGGGTGAGGGAAGAGAAGGTTACCTATGGGAACCGCTGAGGTTTGAGACCTTGAGAGGGTCCTGTACCACACGCGCTGTGAACCTGCGCCTGCTTGTCCTGCTGATGGCCACACTGATCCTTTGCAGGGTCGGTGCCCAGCCCCCAAcaggggcagaggagggagcGTGTCTGGGTGAGTCCTCCCCCGGTGGAGGGTGGGCTGGGTGCCGACCAGCCGTGGAGCTGACATCTCTGTTGACTCTCTGCAGTGGATCTGATCACATCAAGCCCCCAGTGCCTGCACGGCTTGGTGGGATGGGTGCACGGACACGCGGCCAGCTGCAGGGCCCTGCCCCGCCTTCAGAGGACACTGTCCTCTGAGTACTGCGGCGTCATCCAGGCCGTGTGGGGCTGCGACCAGGGCCACGACTACACCATGGACACCAGCTCCAGCTGCAAAGCCTTCTTGCTGGACAGTGCGTTGGCGGTCAAGTGGCCATGGGACAAGGAGACGGTGCCACGGCTGCCCCAGCACCGAGGGTGGAACCCTGGGGACGCCCCTCAGACCTCCCAGGGTAAAGGGACAGGGACCCCAGTTGGGGCTGAGACCAAGATTCTGCCCAGCACGGATGAGGCCCAGCCTCCTTCGGACAGCGACGCGGTGGGGCCCAGGTCGGGCTTCCCACCTCAGCCAAGCCTGCCCCTCTCCGGGGCCCCAGGTAGGAGGCACCTCTTGCTGGTGCTAGACCAGGATCTGTGCTCCTCAGCCGGGCAGGGTTTTCGGCAGAAAATGGATGTCTCCACTGCTCTAGGTGGTGGCCGGAGCGTGGTGTGAGAAGGAACAGAGCTTGGGGCTTCGGCCTGCGGCAGCTCACCACATCCAGAGAGCAGGGAGGGGCGGCCGGCCTGTCTCGGCCTCTTGCTCTGTGAGCAGGGCTTTGTTCCAGCAGTTTCTGTGGAGACACGCTCATCAGCCATCTAGTCTTCCTCTAAGCTTGTGCTTGGGGCTGAGGGGactgaggaagaaaagaatgggGCCTTGTCTGTGGACGTGGGAGAAGAGAATGGCCATTGCCTCTGTGGCTGCTGCCCTGGGCCAGCTGCAGGTCATTTCCTGGCGCTCAGCCAGCCGCCTGGTGACACCCTGGTGTGGGCCAGTGTGGCGCAGCTTTCTCTGCTGACAGGCTGAGGGGAACACAAGGCCCTTGTTTGGGCCCCAGAACCCTTAGCACTGTGGGCTGGTACAGCTGCTTCTGGATGTTGTGTTAGGAGGGCTGGGGCCAGTTTCCCTCCGGCCTCTTGTCGTGCGTGTGCTCTGCGTACCTGTCCCCACCTGGGCACTCAGCTCCCACCTTGAGTCCTCAGGGGAGCTTCCAAAAAATGTAGCTACCTGTTATCctagactttgggaggctgaggtgggcggatcacttgaggtccggagatcaagactagcctggccaacatagcaaaaccccatcactaataaaaatacaaaaactagctaggcatggtggtgggcacctgtaatcccaggtactctggaggctgaggcatgagaatctcttgagcctgcgaggcagagattgcagtgagccgacatcgcactgctgtactccagcctgggcgatagagcgagactccgtctcaaataaaaactcAGCTACCCAGATAGTTCAGAAAGATACGGGTGCACAGATGAGACAGTGTGGCTTGGGGGCCTTGGGTAGGAACGGGATTGTGAGTGTCACGTCTTAGAGCTGCTTGGCTTTTAAACTTGTATGCAGTATGTTGACAACAATGCTATCTCTGTACCTGTGTATCtatttttgcgacagagtctcgttctgtagcccaggttggagtgcagtggcgcgatcttggttcactgctacctctgcctcccgggtcctggttcaagcaattctcctgcctcagcctgccaagtatctgggattacaggcacgcgtcaccacacccagctaatttttgtatttttaatagagacggggtttcaccatgttggccaggctggtctcgaactcctgaccttgtgatccacctgcctcggcctcctggagtgctgggattacaggtgtgagtcactgcgcctggctgagaacAATACTGTTTAAAGcttattttaggccaggtgcaatggctcacgcctgtaattccagcactctgggaggctgaggcgggtggatcgtgaggtcaggagattgagaccagcctggctaacatggcgaaaccccgtctctactaaaaataacaaaaaactagccgggcatggtggcgggtgcctgtagtcccagctaccctggaggctgaggcaggagaatggcatgaaccctggaggcggagcttgcagtgagccaagatcgcaccactgcactccagcctgggtgacagagcgagattccgtctcaaaaaaaaaaaaaaatagctgggtgtggtgatgagcacctgtagtcccagctactcgggaggctgaggcaggagaatcgcttgaccctgggtggcggagattacagtgagctgagatcctgccactgcgctctagcgtgggcgacagagcaagactccatctcaaaaaaaaaactttaagtagaggtggagtctcactgttttgtccaggctggtcttgaatttctggcttcaagtgattctcctgccttgacctcctaaaagcctgggattataggcataaaccaccaggcctggccgaGAGAAcagtaatattatttatttatggagtcttgctctgttccccagactagagtgcagcggcacgatctcagctcactgcaacgtctgcctcctgggttcaagtgattctcctacctcagcctaatgagtagctgagactacaggctcgtgccaccacgcccggttaattttttgtatttttatttttagttttttttttttgagacgaagtttcactctgttgcccaggctggagtgcagtggcgcgatatcagtgagccgcaacctccgcctcccagggtcaagcggttctcctgcctcagcctcctgagtagctgggattacaggcacccaccaccatgcctggctaattttgtatgttttagaagagatggggtttctccatggtggtcaggctggtcttgaactctggacttcaggtgatccacctgccccagcctcccaaagtgctggaattacaggcatgagttaccatgcccggcccaattttttgtatttttagtggagacggggtttcaccgtgttagccaggttggtctcgattctcctgaccttgtgatccacccgcatcggcctcccaaagtgctgggattactacaggcatgagccaccctgcctggcccagtAATTGTTTAAATGTCTCAGAAAATCCACCAAGTCCAGGCTGTCCTAGAAGGAGTGGATCGGAGTCTGTGGAAGGACTGGGCTTTCTGGTTCTGCTGTTCCTGAGGGTTCTGATGCTTGTTACTGCCTGTGTGTTTCTGGACGTCGGGCTGGCGGGACAGGATCGGAGGCCACGTAGCACTCTTGGCAGGGATGGGGCCGAGGTGGGGGGAACTTGCGGGTCAGGGACCCCGGGCTCCCTTCTGCTCATCAGTAGTGGAGTCGTACCTCCTGGCAGGTGAGACCTTTCTGTGCTCCATGTTGGTGACAGGACCTTGTTCTTTGTTTCTCAGGGCAGTTGGGTGAGAAGCAGGTCCCATCTTCAACCTCGGATGATCGGGTAAAAGACGAGTTCAGTGACCTTTCTGAGGGGTGAGAGAAGAGTGGGTTTAAATAGCCTAACATTTCTCCTTCAAAAACCAAACAGCCATCGTAGGGCCAGCTGCCCGTGCCCTGGTACCAAACTAAGCTGTCACAGGGGCCGGCTGTCTGTCCCTGGCTGGGACGCGCCTCCTCTcgaggtgggaggagaggagggctGGGGAGCTTCCGAGCCTCTTGTCTCTGATTGGTGGTTTCCTGGGGGCCAGAGGGCACCCCCAGACCTGAGGCAGCTCCAGAGGGAGCTCGATAGGGTTTCTGACCTGGAGCAGCCTAGAAGTGAGTTTGTTGAAACCACTCTGTGGCTGGGTCCTTTGTTTCTGctgctgttttctcttttagGGCTATGGTTTTGTGTTCGCTCCAGCTCTTTCTGGAGTAGAGGAAGCCTGACTTTAGCCCTTGACTATGACACTGTTCTGACTTGAAGCAGAGGCTCCGTGAGGAGGTGTTGGAGGAGGACAGGCCTCAGAAGGGACCCCATCAGTGTCTGCAAACTCCCTGGGCCACCCCTGCCTCTCAGCCAAGCGCCACTCAGGGCAGTTGTGCCAGGCTGGGGTTTGCACCATTTCCACCCTCTCCTGTCAACCTCAGCTGCAACACAGACGCACCTCATCCAAATGAGGACAGCCCAGTCTGGGGGGCAATCCCAGTGGGGTGTCCAGTGATGAAATCGGGCAGGTGCCAGGAGGCacctgggctggctgaggctgtCCTCAAGACCACCAGGAAACGAAACCACAACTCAGGTTTCAGCATAAAGgccacagtcttttttttttttcttttccttttgtgaaCTTTGTTTTTAGAccgagcctcactctgttgcccgggctggagtgcagtggcgccgtcttAGCTCACTGCGACCTGCACCTTCCgctttcaagcgattctcccgcgtcagcctcccgagtagctgggattacaggtgcccgccaccacgcccagctaatttttgtatttttagtagagacagggtttcccggtattggccaggctggtcttgaactcctgacctcaggcgatccacctgcctcagcctcccaaagtgctgggattacaggctgaaccaccacacccagccacttgcGTCAACTTAGAAGTGGCTCATGGCAAACCCATCAGCTGCATAGGGGTTTGCAGTTACGGGGTGAGGTGGTTGATTTTTCAGAGTCTGCTTAGCAGGAAGCCACCTTTGAGAGCCTCCACCCCTTCTGGGCTGCTGTGGAAAGTGCTCTTTCCACGTCCAGTGTCCTGGTGCCCGGAGTGCATGGCTTGTGGGGGTTGCTGGCTTGTGAGCCTGGTCGGTCCTTTGCGTTCGGAAATGAGATTGGAAATTTGGGGATTTTAGATTTAAGACATTTTCAGAAGAACTCGAACGTGGGACGTGGGGGTCCATGTGGTAATCTTTAGGCAGGGGGTGTTGTTGGAACTGTTACTGCCCAGGCCCAGGGCTTTCCTGAAGATTCTCTCTTCATTCCTAGAGACGTCTTGAGTGAAGACGAAAATGACAAGAAGCAAAACGCCCAGTCTTCGGATGAGTCCTTTGAGCCTTACCCAGAAAGGAAGTAAGTGGGCAGCCTGGGATCTGCTGGAGGCATCCGCTGGGTGACCTAGACATCCGCCTGTGCCCCAGGGGCTCTCACTGCCCGCTGTGCGTACCCTCCTGGTGGTCTCAGTGCTGTGAAATGACCAGCAGGCCGGGCTAGGGCTGCCTCAGAGTCCCAGCAGTGGACGGCAGGTGTCTGTTGACAAAACCCAGCCTCATTTGAGAACGAGGCTCTTAGGGCCCTTCTGCCAGTCCTGCTCTGGGTTCACACCCCAGTGTCCCCCCGGAATTCCCCAACCCGTTGCTTCTGCTTTGTGTGCATCCTGAGGCCCGAGGACCCAGCTCTGTCATCCTCACAGTTATGACCCCGTCACTGACGTCCATGGCCAGGCAGCCACGGTCCACTTCCTTGTTGAGTCACTTCTGTGCCCTtgttttgactttctgtttttagGGATTTATGTTTCCTCTCTTCGGTTAGAACACAGGCCGTGGTAGTGAGGGCCAGTTTTCACTTGTGCTGTTTTCTTTGCAACCCTGTACCCAGGAGTACCCAGAACACTCCCAGGTAGTTGGCGACTGACCCGGTCCCTGTCCTTGAGCATTTCAGTCCAGAACAAAGGTCCAGAGGGCAGGCGGCTCTGAGTACCACAGTCAGCCGCTGGAACCCTGCAGTGCAGACTGAGAGGCCAACTGCCTTTTTCATTGAAGTTCTGATGCTGTTAAGTTCTGAAAAGAGAAACAGGAGCAGAGGAGGAGGCCGGCGAGAGGGCAGGACTGAGCCAGAGGGGCTGCAGGGGCCTCAGCATGAACAGAAAACTGGTCAGGCCCAGAAAAGGTGCCTGGGGGTCCCACCCTCAGGTTTCTTCCCAGGAATCATGGCTGGGGTGACGCCCGAGGCTGCTGATGAGAAGCCCCCAC
The genomic region above belongs to Chlorocebus sabaeus isolate Y175 chromosome 5, mChlSab1.0.hap1, whole genome shotgun sequence and contains:
- the ZNF276 gene encoding zinc finger protein 276 isoform X1, whose product is MKRDRLGRFLSPGAARQRGASGGGGGRARGRPSLSGGSRVDGATARRAWGPVGHCGDAGEDGVDEAGAGRALAMGHCRLCHGKFSSRSLRGISERAPGASMERPSAEERVLVRDFQRLLGVAVRQDPALSQFVCKSCHAQFYQCHSLLRSFLQRVNVSPTGRRKPCAKVGAQPPTGAEEGACLVDLITSSPQCLHGLVGWVHGHAASCRALPRLQRTLSSEYCGVIQAVWGCDQGHDYTMDTSSSCKAFLLDSALAVKWPWDKETVPRLPQHRGWNPGDAPQTSQGKGTGTPVGAETKILPSTDEAQPPSDSDAVGPRSGFPPQPSLPLSGAPGQLGEKQVPSSTSDDRVKDEFSDLSEGDVLSEDENDKKQNAQSSDESFEPYPERKVSGKKSESKEAKKSEEPRIRKKPGPKPGWKKQLRCEREELPTIYKCPYQGCTAVYRGADGMKKHIKEHHEEVRERPCPHPGCNKVFMIDRYLQRHVKLIHTEVRNYICDECGQTFKQRKHLLVHQMRHSGAKPLQCEVCGFQCRQRASLKYHMTKHKAETELDFACDQCGRRFEKAHNLNVHMSMVHPLTQTQDKALPLEAEPPPGPPSPSVTTEDQAVKPEPT
- the ZNF276 gene encoding zinc finger protein 276 isoform X2; translation: MGHCRLCHGKFSSRSLRGISERAPGASMERPSAEERVLVRDFQRLLGVAVRQDPALSQFVCKSCHAQFYQCHSLLRSFLQRVNVSPTGRRKPCAKVGAQPPTGAEEGACLVDLITSSPQCLHGLVGWVHGHAASCRALPRLQRTLSSEYCGVIQAVWGCDQGHDYTMDTSSSCKAFLLDSALAVKWPWDKETVPRLPQHRGWNPGDAPQTSQGKGTGTPVGAETKILPSTDEAQPPSDSDAVGPRSGFPPQPSLPLSGAPGQLGEKQVPSSTSDDRVKDEFSDLSEGDVLSEDENDKKQNAQSSDESFEPYPERKVSGKKSESKEAKKSEEPRIRKKPGPKPGWKKQLRCEREELPTIYKCPYQGCTAVYRGADGMKKHIKEHHEEVRERPCPHPGCNKVFMIDRYLQRHVKLIHTEVRNYICDECGQTFKQRKHLLVHQMRHSGAKPLQCEVCGFQCRQRASLKYHMTKHKAETELDFACDQCGRRFEKAHNLNVHMSMVHPLTQTQDKALPLEAEPPPGPPSPSVTTEDQAVKPEPT